A genomic window from Salvia hispanica cultivar TCC Black 2014 chromosome 5, UniMelb_Shisp_WGS_1.0, whole genome shotgun sequence includes:
- the LOC125186757 gene encoding uncharacterized protein LOC125186757 isoform X2: MAASNNNSAVESASSDELAAKLAHKRFEGLVMVRTKAIKGKGAWYWAHLEPILVHNSDTGLPKSVKLRCSLCDSVFSASNPSRTASEHLKRGTCPNFSSKRTSIDHVPPLTIVDPSVDLSGQQQQQPLVLSGGREDLGALAMLEDSVKRLKSPKPRPGPSLSKAQADSALDLLADWVYDNCGSLAIDHPKFKAFLSHVGLPAVSRKDLIGPRLDAKYAQAKAQSEAKIRDAMFFQIAADGWKSDDNPVHLAVNLPNGTNVFRKAVFNAFVSGHAEEILWDTIVEICGSAVQQCVGIVSDRFRTKALKNLEDRHRWMVNITCQHRAFNALIKDFGNELPLFKNVAANCLKLASFINNNSRIRHSFHKYQLQEYGHAALFRVPLRGHEASDLIEDIIASAGALQLLFSDESYKEEPATREIEEMRRNPHFWNEVEAVHSLVKLIKSMAQEIEAEKPRIGQCLPLWEELRVKVKEWCSKFHIAQPPLERIVEKRFKKNYHPSWAAAFVLDPLYLIRDATGKYLPPFKCLTSEQEKDVDRLITRLVSREEAHVALMELMKWRSQGLDPVYAQAVQLKQRDPNSGKMRIANPQSSRLVWETYLSEFKSLGKVAVRLIFLHATSCALKLNRPLVRWAGGGRSRDDRLQKMIFIAAHSKMERIPNDEDKDAELFALENGAFDPYMVRPP; encoded by the exons ATGGCGGCGAGCAACAACAACTCCGCGGTAGAATCCGCATCCTCGGACGAGCTGGCGGCGAAGCTCGCCCACAAGCGGTTCGAAGGGCTGGTGATGGTACGGACGAAGGCGATAAAGGGGAAAGGCGCCTGGTACTGGGCCCACCTGGAGCCGATCCTCGTCCACAACTCCGACACCGGCCTCCCCAAGTCCGTCAAGCTCCGCTGCTCCCTCTGCGACTCCGTCTTCTCCGCCTCCAACCCCTCCCGCACCGCCTCCGAGCACCTCAAGCGCGGCACCTGCCCCAATTTCTCCTCCAAGCGAACCTCCATTGACCACGTCCCTCCGTTGACCATCGTTGACCCCTCGGTGGACTTATCagggcagcagcagcaacagcCGCTGGTGCTGTCAGGCGGGCGGGAGGATTTGGGGGCTCTGGCAATGCTGGAGGACAGCGTGAAGCGCCTCAAGAGCCCCAAGCCACGGCCCGGCCCGAGCCTCAGTAAAGCCCAAGCCGACTCCGCCTTGGATCTCCTCGCCGACTGGGTGTACGACAACTGCGGCTCCCTCGCCATCGATCACCCCAAATTCAAGGCCTTCCTCAGCCACGTGGGCCTCCCCGCGGTCTCGAGGAAGGACTTGATCGGGCCCAGACTGGACGCCAAGTACGCCCAGGCCAAGGCCCAATCCGAGGCCAAAATCCGCGACGCCATGTTCTTCCAGATTGCCGCCGACGGCTGGAAATCCGACGACAATCCCGTCCATTTGGCCGTCAATCTCCCCAACGGCACCAACGTCTTCCGCAAGGCCGTCTTCAACGCCTTCGTCTCCGGCCACGCCGAGGAGATTCTGTGGGACACCATCGTCGAGATTTGCGGCAGCGCCGTGCAGCAGTGCGTGGGGATAGTCTCCGACAGGTTCAGAACCAAAGCTCTCAAGAATCTGGAAGATCGCCACCGTTGGATGGTTAACATCACCTGCCAGCATCGCGCTTTCAACGCCTTGATCAAGGATTTCGGCAACGAGCTTCCCCTGTTCAAGAATGTCGCCGCTAATTGCCTCAAACTCGCCTCCTTCATCAACAACAACTCCCGAATCCGCCACAGTTTCCACAAATACCAGCTCCAGGAATACGGGCACGCTGCTCTCTTCAGAGTACCCCTCCGAGGCCACGAGGCCTCGGATTTGATAGAGGACATAATTGCCTCGGCCGGCGCTCTCCAGCTCCTCTTCTCGGACGAATCGTACAAGGAGGAGCCGGCAACGAGAGAAATAGAAGAAATGAGAAGGAATCCACACTTTTGGAATGAAGTAGAGGCAGTCCATTCTCTAGTGAAGCTGATCAAATCAATGGCGCAAGAGATCGAAGCAGAGAAGCCGAGAATCGGGCAATGCCTTCCTCTCTGGGAGGAGCTCCGGGTGAAGGTGAAGGAGTGGTGCTCCAAATTCCACATTGCTCAGCCGCCCTTGGAGAGGATTGTAGAAAAAagattcaagaaaaactaCCACCCATCTTGGGCTGCAGCGTTCGTCCTTGACCCCCTCTACCTGATCAGAGACGCCACCGGAAAATACTTACCGCCGTTCAAATGCTTGACGAGCGAGCAGGAGAAGGACGTGGACAGGCTGATCACGCGGCTGGTGTCGAGGGAGGAGGCCCACGTTGCCCTGATGGAGCTCATGAAGTGGAGGAGTCAAGGCCTGGACCCGGTGTACGCACAGGCGGTGCAGCTGAAGCAGAGGGATCCGAATTCAGGGAAGATGAGGATCGCCAACCCGCAGAGCAGCAGGCTCGTGTGGGAGACGTACCTCAGCGAGTTCAAGTCGCTGGGGAAGGTCGCGGTCAGGCTCATCTTCCTGCATGCCACCTCGTGCGCCTTGAAGCTCAACCGGCCCCTCGTGAGATGGGCAGGCGGCGGGCGGTCGAGGGATGATAGGCTGCAGAAGATGATATTCATTGCTGCTCATTCCAAAATGGAGAGAATTCCCAATGATGAGGACAAGGATGCAGAGCTCTTTGCCTTGGAAAATG GAGCATTTGATCCTTACATGGTGAGGCCTCCCTGA
- the LOC125186757 gene encoding uncharacterized protein LOC125186757 isoform X1: MAASNNNSAVESASSDELAAKLAHKRFEGLVMVRTKAIKGKGAWYWAHLEPILVHNSDTGLPKSVKLRCSLCDSVFSASNPSRTASEHLKRGTCPNFSSKRTSIDHVPPLTIVDPSVDLSGQQQQQPLVLSGGREDLGALAMLEDSVKRLKSPKPRPGPSLSKAQADSALDLLADWVYDNCGSLAIDHPKFKAFLSHVGLPAVSRKDLIGPRLDAKYAQAKAQSEAKIRDAMFFQIAADGWKSDDNPVHLAVNLPNGTNVFRKAVFNAFVSGHAEEILWDTIVEICGSAVQQCVGIVSDRFRTKALKNLEDRHRWMVNITCQHRAFNALIKDFGNELPLFKNVAANCLKLASFINNNSRIRHSFHKYQLQEYGHAALFRVPLRGHEASDLIEDIIASAGALQLLFSDESYKEEPATREIEEMRRNPHFWNEVEAVHSLVKLIKSMAQEIEAEKPRIGQCLPLWEELRVKVKEWCSKFHIAQPPLERIVEKRFKKNYHPSWAAAFVLDPLYLIRDATGKYLPPFKCLTSEQEKDVDRLITRLVSREEAHVALMELMKWRSQGLDPVYAQAVQLKQRDPNSGKMRIANPQSSRLVWETYLSEFKSLGKVAVRLIFLHATSCALKLNRPLVRWAGGGRSRDDRLQKMIFIAAHSKMERIPNDEDKDAELFALENGEDDVLNEVFVDTSSVSI; the protein is encoded by the exons ATGGCGGCGAGCAACAACAACTCCGCGGTAGAATCCGCATCCTCGGACGAGCTGGCGGCGAAGCTCGCCCACAAGCGGTTCGAAGGGCTGGTGATGGTACGGACGAAGGCGATAAAGGGGAAAGGCGCCTGGTACTGGGCCCACCTGGAGCCGATCCTCGTCCACAACTCCGACACCGGCCTCCCCAAGTCCGTCAAGCTCCGCTGCTCCCTCTGCGACTCCGTCTTCTCCGCCTCCAACCCCTCCCGCACCGCCTCCGAGCACCTCAAGCGCGGCACCTGCCCCAATTTCTCCTCCAAGCGAACCTCCATTGACCACGTCCCTCCGTTGACCATCGTTGACCCCTCGGTGGACTTATCagggcagcagcagcaacagcCGCTGGTGCTGTCAGGCGGGCGGGAGGATTTGGGGGCTCTGGCAATGCTGGAGGACAGCGTGAAGCGCCTCAAGAGCCCCAAGCCACGGCCCGGCCCGAGCCTCAGTAAAGCCCAAGCCGACTCCGCCTTGGATCTCCTCGCCGACTGGGTGTACGACAACTGCGGCTCCCTCGCCATCGATCACCCCAAATTCAAGGCCTTCCTCAGCCACGTGGGCCTCCCCGCGGTCTCGAGGAAGGACTTGATCGGGCCCAGACTGGACGCCAAGTACGCCCAGGCCAAGGCCCAATCCGAGGCCAAAATCCGCGACGCCATGTTCTTCCAGATTGCCGCCGACGGCTGGAAATCCGACGACAATCCCGTCCATTTGGCCGTCAATCTCCCCAACGGCACCAACGTCTTCCGCAAGGCCGTCTTCAACGCCTTCGTCTCCGGCCACGCCGAGGAGATTCTGTGGGACACCATCGTCGAGATTTGCGGCAGCGCCGTGCAGCAGTGCGTGGGGATAGTCTCCGACAGGTTCAGAACCAAAGCTCTCAAGAATCTGGAAGATCGCCACCGTTGGATGGTTAACATCACCTGCCAGCATCGCGCTTTCAACGCCTTGATCAAGGATTTCGGCAACGAGCTTCCCCTGTTCAAGAATGTCGCCGCTAATTGCCTCAAACTCGCCTCCTTCATCAACAACAACTCCCGAATCCGCCACAGTTTCCACAAATACCAGCTCCAGGAATACGGGCACGCTGCTCTCTTCAGAGTACCCCTCCGAGGCCACGAGGCCTCGGATTTGATAGAGGACATAATTGCCTCGGCCGGCGCTCTCCAGCTCCTCTTCTCGGACGAATCGTACAAGGAGGAGCCGGCAACGAGAGAAATAGAAGAAATGAGAAGGAATCCACACTTTTGGAATGAAGTAGAGGCAGTCCATTCTCTAGTGAAGCTGATCAAATCAATGGCGCAAGAGATCGAAGCAGAGAAGCCGAGAATCGGGCAATGCCTTCCTCTCTGGGAGGAGCTCCGGGTGAAGGTGAAGGAGTGGTGCTCCAAATTCCACATTGCTCAGCCGCCCTTGGAGAGGATTGTAGAAAAAagattcaagaaaaactaCCACCCATCTTGGGCTGCAGCGTTCGTCCTTGACCCCCTCTACCTGATCAGAGACGCCACCGGAAAATACTTACCGCCGTTCAAATGCTTGACGAGCGAGCAGGAGAAGGACGTGGACAGGCTGATCACGCGGCTGGTGTCGAGGGAGGAGGCCCACGTTGCCCTGATGGAGCTCATGAAGTGGAGGAGTCAAGGCCTGGACCCGGTGTACGCACAGGCGGTGCAGCTGAAGCAGAGGGATCCGAATTCAGGGAAGATGAGGATCGCCAACCCGCAGAGCAGCAGGCTCGTGTGGGAGACGTACCTCAGCGAGTTCAAGTCGCTGGGGAAGGTCGCGGTCAGGCTCATCTTCCTGCATGCCACCTCGTGCGCCTTGAAGCTCAACCGGCCCCTCGTGAGATGGGCAGGCGGCGGGCGGTCGAGGGATGATAGGCTGCAGAAGATGATATTCATTGCTGCTCATTCCAAAATGGAGAGAATTCCCAATGATGAGGACAAGGATGCAGAGCTCTTTGCCTTGGAAAATGGTGAGGATGATGTGCTCAATGAGGTTTTTGTTGATACTTCCTCTGT GAGCATTTGA